The Pieris brassicae chromosome 6, ilPieBrab1.1, whole genome shotgun sequence genome window below encodes:
- the LOC123710909 gene encoding GATA zinc finger domain-containing protein 1: MLSKCSINMPKPICVQCSTNDSLLWRSAENGQICNECHLGNAASKEMELTTNIKTEIEDKKDDKEDMDSRNGKSDGDSTPAKATGKGTRKSTRATRYKSKTPAPTPAKPSAPRGRGRRSIFKRQPLKAPTATATVVTSDSIFYKGSYMQVGDIVSMLDVMGGTYYAQIRGFLTDQYCEKSAVVTWLLPTKASPPPEKGFDPATYIIGPEEDLPRKLDYMEFVMHAPSDYYKASNSPYPLTENELNNYSGFIWTTLESKEKT, translated from the exons ATGCTCAGCAAATGTTCAATAAATATGCCTAAGCCGATTTGTGTTCAATGCAGTACCAATGATTCTTTATTATGGCGTAGCGCAGAAAACGGTCAGATATGCAACGAATGTCATTTAGGTAATGCAGCAAGTAAAGAAATGGAACtaacaacaaatataaaaacagagATTGAAGATAAAAAAGATGACAAGGAAGATATGGACAGCAGGAATGGTAAGAGTGATGGGGATTCTACGCCAGCAAAAGCCACTGGAAAAGGTACACGGAAAAGTACTCGTGCTACTAGGTACAAATCAAAAACTCCTGCTCCAACACCTGCAAAGCCCTCTGCACCGCGAGGCCGAGGGCGCAGAAGTATTTTTAAGAGACAACCTCTAAAAGCACCTACTGCAACGGCTACTGTTGTAACAAGtgattctattttttataag ggATCATACATGCAAGTGGGTGATATTGTGTCCATGCTTGACGTAATGGGTGGGACATATTATGCTCAAATCAGAGGATTCCTTACAGATCAGTATTGTGAAAAGAGTGCTGTTGTAACCTGGCTCTTACCAACTAAAGCAAGTCCACCCCCAGAAAAAGGTTTTGATCCAGCTACCTATATTATAG GTCCAGAAGAGGATTTGCCCCGTAAGTTGGACTACATGGAGTTTGTAATGCATGCACCATCTGACTATTACAAAGCCAGCAATAGTCCATACCCATTAAcagaaaatgaattaaataactattcaGGATTTATATGGACAACATTAGAATCAAAAGAGAAAacttaa
- the LOC123711145 gene encoding U6 snRNA-associated Sm-like protein LSm6, with protein MSRKEALSSFIQQIHGRPVVVKLNSGVDYRGVLACLDGYMNIALEQTEEYVNGQLKNKYGDAFIRGNNVLYISTSKRRM; from the exons atgagtcGCAAAGAAGCTCTTTCTTCTTTTATTCAACAAATACATGGGCGTCCCGTTGTCGTGAAATTAAACAGCGGTGTGGACTATAGAG gAGTTCTGGCTTGTCTGGATGGTTACATGAATATTGCTTTGGAACAAACAGAAGAATATGTGAATGGACagctcaaaaataaatatggtgATGCATTTATAAGGGGAAATAATGTGCTGTATATAAGCACATCTAAAAGAAGAATGTAA